GTATACTCTCTAGCAAGTGGAGGAGTTTCCATAGCAGCGTTGTTTTTAGCAGGTTATATTCCAGGTATTTTAACTGGTTTGTTTTTAATGATTGTTGCATCATTATGGGCAAAAAAGAAGAAATATAAATTAGGAGAGAGAAGTTCTTTAAAAGAAGTATTTAAAACTTTTGTAGCGGCTGTGCCAAGTTTATTTCTGTTGGTGGTTGTTATTGGAGGTATTGTAACTGGAATTTTTACAGCTACAGAAGCTTCAGCCATTGCGGTTTTATATACGTTGGTTTTAGGTTTTGTATATAAAGAAATATCGTTTAAATCCCTTCCTGAAATTTTGTTAGATTCTTCAGCAACAACAGCTATCGTTATGTTGTTAATTGGAGCATCTATGAGCATGTCTTGGGTAATGTCTTATGAGAATATCCCTCAAGATATCAGTTCTGCTTTATTAGGTATTAGTGATAACAAAGTCATCATATTATTAATCATCAACTTGTTATTGTTGTTTGTTGGTATTTTTATGGATATGACGCCTGCTGTATTAATTTTCACCCCCATATTTTTACCAGTAGTACAAAAACTAGGGATGGATCCTATTCATTTCGGAATGATTATGGTGTTAAACTTATGTATTGGCTTATGTACACCCCCAGTAGGCTCGGTGTTATTTGTTGGTGTAGGAGTCGCTAATACAACCATAGAAAAAGTAATTAAGCCATTAATGCCCTTATTTTTAGCCATGGTATTAGCACTATTATTGGTGACTTATATTCCTGAGTTAAGTTTATGGCTTCCTAGAGTGTTCGGATTATTAGATTAAAAAGTATTCAATTATAAATTATAATGAAAAAATTAAATAGAAAAAATGTTGGATTGGAAGCTTTGCTTCCAATAAAAATAGTGCAATTTGGAGAAGGTAATTTCTTAAGAGCCTTCATTGGTTATGCATTTCAAGAGTTAAATAAAGTTGCCGATTTCAATGCAGGAATCGCTGTAGTTCAACCAATTGATAGAGGTTTAGTAAAGATGCTAAACGATCAAGATGGTTTATATACACTTTTTATGAAAGGTGTTAGAAAAGGAGAAGAAATTCAAGAAGTTGAGTTAATTTCAAATATTGTTAAAGCAGTAGATCCTTATGCTAATTTCCAAGACTATTTAAGTTTAGCTAAAGAGGCATCGTTGGAATTTATTATTTCTAATACCACCGAAGCGGGTATTGCATATGTGAATTCAGATAGACCAGATATGCAACCACCGAGTTCATTTCCAGCAAAATTAACAGTGCTTTTACACGAACGTTTCAAGCATTTTAATGGTGATGCTTCTAAAGGTCTAACCATTATTCCTTGTGAACTTATCAATCACAATTCTGAAACTTTAAAAGAAATTATATTACAGTATGTAATCGATTGGAATTTAGGAAATGATTTCAAAAATTGGTTGTTAGAAAGTAATTCTTTTCATAGTACTTTAGTAGATAGAATCGTACCAGGTTATCCAAAAGATGAAA
The genomic region above belongs to Mariniflexile litorale and contains:
- a CDS encoding TRAP transporter large permease is translated as MEYIPVLVLVFSFLFLLSIGTPVAWSIAISAMLTMLVSISPIAAFTTVSQRMGTGLDSFALLAIPFFVLSGQLMNKGGIAHRLIAFAKTLVGSLPGGLALINVVGAMLMGAIAGSAMASASAMGSILGPEMEKEGYSKEFGAAVNITSATTGLIIPPSNVLIVYSLASGGVSIAALFLAGYIPGILTGLFLMIVASLWAKKKKYKLGERSSLKEVFKTFVAAVPSLFLLVVVIGGIVTGIFTATEASAIAVLYTLVLGFVYKEISFKSLPEILLDSSATTAIVMLLIGASMSMSWVMSYENIPQDISSALLGISDNKVIILLIINLLLLFVGIFMDMTPAVLIFTPIFLPVVQKLGMDPIHFGMIMVLNLCIGLCTPPVGSVLFVGVGVANTTIEKVIKPLMPLFLAMVLALLLVTYIPELSLWLPRVFGLLD